The Clostridioides sp. ES-S-0010-02 genome window below encodes:
- a CDS encoding RNA ligase RtcB family protein: MSEIKIIASNKCWIEDIAKKQLEDILKLNGVLRIVGLPDLHAGKIPVGLAVETKDIIYPHIIGNDIGCGMTLFKTGISKKKFKKDRWIKRLYEIKDLSDIKIINPYEEECPISNLGTIGSGNHFIEFQCVNKIHNKEKFELLRFSSDDIMMLVHCGSRNYGETILKKFYNKNGIEVGSEKERDYMINHDKALIWSERNREIVSKKIMQSIGISRDIEKILSINHNFIEKREDKFIHRKGAVSSERGAVIIPGSRGSLSYIVMPTENTELSLYSLSHGAGRKWSRSICKSRLKNKYNKDTIKQTKFKSHILCNDINLLFQEAPEAYKNIEQIIESLIEYKLIQVVATMKPLITYKG; this comes from the coding sequence ATGAGTGAAATAAAAATAATAGCAAGTAACAAGTGTTGGATTGAAGATATAGCAAAGAAACAACTTGAAGATATTTTAAAATTGAATGGAGTTTTAAGAATAGTAGGATTGCCTGATTTACATGCAGGTAAAATACCTGTGGGCCTAGCAGTTGAAACCAAAGATATTATCTATCCACATATAATTGGAAATGATATAGGTTGTGGCATGACTTTATTTAAAACTGGAATTTCCAAAAAGAAATTTAAAAAAGATAGATGGATTAAACGTCTTTATGAAATTAAAGATTTATCTGATATAAAAATAATAAATCCATATGAAGAGGAATGCCCAATATCAAATTTGGGGACTATTGGAAGTGGAAATCATTTTATAGAATTTCAATGTGTAAATAAAATTCACAATAAAGAAAAATTTGAACTATTAAGATTTTCATCTGATGACATAATGATGTTAGTTCATTGTGGGTCAAGAAATTACGGAGAAACCATACTTAAAAAATTTTATAATAAAAATGGTATTGAAGTTGGAAGTGAAAAAGAAAGAGATTATATGATAAATCATGATAAAGCTTTAATCTGGTCAGAGCGTAATCGTGAAATTGTTAGTAAAAAAATCATGCAATCAATAGGTATATCTAGAGATATTGAAAAAATATTGTCTATAAATCATAATTTTATAGAAAAAAGGGAAGATAAATTCATACATAGAAAAGGTGCTGTTTCAAGTGAAAGAGGAGCTGTAATTATACCTGGTTCAAGAGGAAGTCTATCATATATAGTTATGCCTACTGAAAATACAGAACTGTCTTTATATTCTCTATCACATGGAGCTGGTAGAAAATGGTCTCGTTCAATTTGTAAATCTCGTCTTAAAAACAAGTATAATAAAGATACTATAAAACAAACAAAATTTAAAAGTCATATTCTATGTAATGATATAAACTTGTTATTTCAAGAGGCTCCAGAAGCATATAAAAATATAGAACAAATTATTGAAAGTTTGATAGAATATAAGCTTATTCAAGTAGTGGCAACTATGAAACCACTAATTACTTATAAAGGGTAA